In Oryzias melastigma strain HK-1 unplaced genomic scaffold, ASM292280v2 sc00522, whole genome shotgun sequence, a single window of DNA contains:
- the LOC112138605 gene encoding GTPase IMAP family member 7 yields the protein MKQDVPQEENYQEPLRIMLLGKSGAGKSSSGNTILNRAAFNSDMRLKRVTVHCEKEVGQVEDRPVAIIDTPGLFEKNRNKEEIFREILMRVRLQEPGPHVFVFVVPLGRMTQEDHDTNTVIEAKFGPRVWDYTIVLFTHGDRLEQKTINDVITESDENLRNFLRKCSGGFHVFNNKTPEDQTQVTSLMEKIQTLMALNGGGHYRTEFYPRKERKIRTRQESILAEGAASILKKEEDLRTNFKGDELKTKLKELWKKEDERTRKAAENQIGKMRVLNFLLLVMSIIVACSFTVSSMFMLTAAVIWIGLFLLKYQSSSGKMPFFLKNK from the exons ATGAAGCAGGACGTACCACAAGAAGAGAACTATCAAG AGCCCCTGAGGATCATGCTCCTAGGAAAGAGCGGCGCAGGCAAGAGCTCGAGTGGAAACACCATCCTTAACAGAGCGGCGTTCAACTCTGACATGAGGCTGAAGAGGGTCACAGTCCACTGTGAGAAGGAGGTTGGGCAGGTTGAGGACAGGCCGGTCGCCATTATTGATACACCCGGGCTTTTTGAGAAAAATCGAAACAAGGAGGAAATCTTTCGGGAGATTCTAATGCGGGTGAGGCTCCAGGAACCAGGCCCCCACGTATTTGTGTTTGTGGTCCCTCTAGGAAGGATGACACAGGAAGACCATGACACCAACACTGTGATCGAAGCAAAGTTTGGCCCCAGAGTCTGGGACTACACCATTGTGCTGTTCACTCATGGAGATCGCCTGGAACAAAAGACTATCAATGACGTCATCACCGAGAGCGACGAAAACCTCCGCAACTTCCTGCGCAAGTGCAGCGGAGGCTTTCATGTCTTCAACAACAAAACCCCAGAAGATCAGACCCAGGTGACAAGCCTCATGGAGAAGATTCAGACCCTGATGGCCCTGAACGGAGGTGGCCACTACCGCACAGAGTTTTATCCcagaaaagagaggaaaatCAGGACAAGACAAGAGAGCATCCTGGCTGAGGGAGCTGCCAGCATTCTCAAAAAGGAGGAGGACCTCAGGACCAATTTTAAGGGGGATGAGCTAAAGACAAAGCTGAAGGAGCTCTGGAAGAAAGAGGATGAGCGCACAAGAAAAGCAGCTGAGAACCAGATTGGAAAAATGAGGGTTTTAAACTTCCTCTTGTTGGTAATGTCGATTATTGTAGCCTGCAGTTTCACAGTTTCAAGTATGTTCATGTTAACAGCAGCTGTCATCTGGATTGGGTTGTTCCTGTTAAAATATCAAAGCTCTTCTGGAAAAATGCCcttctttttaaagaacaagtaa